From Nicotiana tabacum cultivar K326 chromosome 15, ASM71507v2, whole genome shotgun sequence, the proteins below share one genomic window:
- the LOC107778355 gene encoding uncharacterized protein LOC107778355 has product MAFSGQIIWQSLLSKPECSNHQSIPPLKAQNAAIGKTYEQKFKLGCIRSKKRSLVTLSMLNPDIGKGSFSTSNTIRKYYSSLNNKDLNQLALLISEDCFFHDFSFPQSFQGRKEVLKFLEQLIASMGQNIEFNIDNIYEGVDLTTIVNWHLEWKKKEVPFTRCCSCYELSRDGEELLIKNAQVITESSMKSIFLAMYKIVTSAFDYFPEAAERFRKSYQITYPLLVNVYKNVFYPFISPILAWYKKLWSFTVTLLRYTNKLVQFIMKSFSK; this is encoded by the exons ATGGCATTTTCAGGCCAAATTATCTGGCAAAGTTTATTGTCCAAGCCGGAGTGTAGCAATCACCAAAGCATTCCACCATTAAAAGCTCAAAATGCAGCAATTGGAAAGACATACGAACAAAAATTTAAGCTAGGATGTATCAGGAGCAAAAAGAGGTCCTTGGTCACACTTTCAATGCTCAATCCTGATATTGGCAAAGGTTCATTTTCCACATCTAACACAATTAGAAAGTACTACTCTAGCTTAAACAACAAGGACCTTAACCAACTAGCATTGCTCATATCTGAAGATTGTTTCTTTCATGATTTCTCCTTTCCTCAATCATTTCAAGGGAGAAAG GAGGTTTTAAAATTTCTGGAGCAACTAATCGCGAGCATGGGCCAGAACATAGAGTTCAACATAGACAACATTTATGAAGGTGTTGATCTTACAACAATAGTAAACTGGCATTTAG AGTGGAAGAAGAAGGAAGTTCCTTTTACTAGATGTTGCAGCTGCTATGAATTATCAAGAGATGGAGAAGAACTACTCATTAA GAATGCTCAAGTTATTACTGAATCATCTATGAAATCGATATTTTTG GCAATGTACAAGATCGTAACTTCAGCATTTGATTACTTCCCAGAAGCAGCTGAGA GGTTTCGAAAGAGCTACCAAATTACGTATCCACTGTTAGTAAATGTTTACAAGAATGTTTTTTACCCATTCATAAGTCCAATTCTTGCATGGTATAAAAAGCTATGGAGCTTCACAGTCACCCTTCTTAGATACACTAACAAATTAGTGCAGTTCATTATGAAAAGTTTCAGCAAGTAG
- the LOC107778354 gene encoding uncharacterized protein LOC107778354 isoform X1 encodes MGGYRAVAAAVSGDSSKSSAESSFRELDDVFLQTQTRIWLGEVLKMRFDEHLHISDLLADGDLLFEVSKVLWNMLLVKCGELRHLKYEPLGSRRCSGRYMPYSNVDSFLKICKILGLNGIDLFSPSDVVEKKNIRKVCICIRALSNKACSKQLKVPDFDLVTYTVVMPKDMVGGIRRSLETSSSLSSSSGYYSYKETRSKHMERNKTRESEGNYDSLSEESNEAESKFVGEESCCSSMNQLEDNNATDSDADNSIDEHSAVRKNGREKISVLSCSHDHHVYKCDFCKYGSELSKTLPSQCARNDRTEDSCSSICTSSQSRSHHRTSRGNGGKYSTTNDRIHFDYSDLNMVNDESVVGDSMYDNDVESSYISNYLAFTDSVIGGTDGSTPVLRKGEDNILNLFMAIDSHEPNLSERTSQIGLQNKFSDTEDAEVSSTTSMSSVLCRVRALDFDDQFDADDCLTAETPCAMLENDADRQYKYASASHNALNVATNELMFHDTKEPSIVKPKISGSLTELTYSCPDGLQFAAREPLTDKIVSSHGNNSNYFDEEMEAARSKNKFVDTACRNNLKNVSLVNPSEGCDGDSQYLKFVSDEVSSTCEPSMTLDGVNMDQNSVISAYYCEHIEKGFPCSCSPVYDSGDASEVCEPTVPGDDGDTKHKVSYVLEENASPRRQETDAGQLNDKHRHRPLLKTVAKGTALVGVLCLLLHFSRRRNKQENSEAGSRPTQSKKFRGRDFSYGDGQNGRRVDKVYPSEKLKFKN; translated from the exons ATGGGCGGCTACCGAGCTGTTGCTGCCGCAGTCAGCGGCGATTCTTCCAAATCCTCGGCTGAATCTAGCTTCCGGGAACTTGATGATGTCTTTTTGCag ACTCAAACTAGAATATGGCTTGGGGAAGTTCTGAAGATGAGGTTTGACGAGCACCTACATATTTCTGATTTGCTTGCCGATGGAGATCTTCT GTTTGAAGTCTCCAAAGTATTATGGAATATGCTATTGGTTAAGTGTGGCGAGCTAAGACATTTGAAGTATGAACCACTTGGTTCACGGAGATGCAGTGGGAGATATATGCCTTACTCTAATGTTGACTCCTTCTTGAAG ATCTGCAAAATACTGGGATTAAATGGTATCGATCTCTTCTCCCCATCAGATGTTGTTGAGAAAAAGAACATTCGTAAAGTTTGTATTTGCATAAGGGCACTTTCAAATAAGGCCTGTTCCAAACAATTGAAG GTTCCTGACTTTGACTTGGTGACCTATACGGTGGTCATGCCAAAAGATATGGTAGGTGGCATTCGAAGAAGCTTGGAGACATCAAGCAGCCTTTCAAGTTCTTCTGGTTATTACTCGTATAAAGAAACAAGATCAAAACATATGGAG AGAAATAAAACCAGAGAATCTGAAGGAAACTATGATTCTTTATCTGAAGAATCTAACGAGGCTGAGAGCAAGTTTGTGGGAGAAGAGTCTTGTTGCTCATCTATGAATCAGCTTGAAGATAATAACGCCACAGATTCAGATGCAGACAATTCTATTGACGAACATTCAGCTGTTAGAAAGAATGGAAGAGAGAAAATTAGTGTACTCTCATGTTCTCATGACCACCATGTTTATAAATGTGATTTCTGCAAGTACGGATCAGAATTATCTAAAACTCTTCCATCTCAGTGTGCTAGGAATGACCGTACAGAAGATAGTTGTTCATCAATTTGCACCAGTTCTCAATCAAGATCACATCATAGAACTTCTCgaggaaatggagggaaatataGTACTACCAATGATAGGATACACTTTGATTATAGCGACCTTAACATGGTAAATGATGAGTCAGTTGTTGGAGATTCTATGTATGACAATGACGTGGAAAGTAGTTATATATCTAACTACTTAGCATTCACAGATTCAGTTATTGGTGGAACTGATGGAAGTACTCCTGTACTGCGGAAAGGTGAAGATAATATTTTGAACCTTTTTATGGCTATTGATTCTCATGAACCAAATTTAAGCGAAAGGACTTCCCAAATTGGACTTCAGAATAAATTTTCTGATACTGAAGATGCAGAGGTCTCATCAACCACTAGCATGAGCTCTGTATTATGTCGGGTGCGTGCTTTGGATTTCGATGACCAATTTGATGCAGATGATTGTTTAACAGCAGAAACTCCTTGTGCCATGCTGGAAAATGATGCTGATAGGCAGTATAAGTATGCATCTGCAAGTCATAATGCATTGAATGTTGCAACCAACGAGCTCATGTTTCATGATACTAAAGAACCTTCTATAGTAAAACCTAAAATTTCTGGTAGTCTCACTGAGCTGACATATTCCTGTCCAGATGGATTGCAATTTGCTGCTAGAGAGCCTCTTACTGATAAAATTGTCTCATCGCATGGAAATAACTCAAATTATTTTGATGAAGAAATGGAGGCTGCTAGAAGTAAAAATAAGTTTGTTGATACTGCATGTAGAAATAATCTTAAGAATGTGTCTTTAGTTAACCCTAGTGAAGGATGTGATGGTGATTCACAGTATCTGAAATTTGTTTCTGATGAAGTCAGTAGTACATGTGAACCATCCATGACTCTGGATGGTGTTAACATGGATCAGAATTCTGTTATTTCTGCATATTATTGTGAACATATTGAAAAAGGGTTCCCCTGTTCCTGCTCCCCTGTCTACGATTCAGGAGATGCAAGTGAAGTATGTGAACCAACAGTTCCAGGAGATGAT GGTGATACAAAACATAAAGTATCATATGTGTTGGAAGAAAATGCTTCACCGAGGCGGCAAGAAACAGATGCTGGTCAATTAAATGACAAACATCGTCACAGGCCATTGCTGAAAACAGTTGCCAAAGGCACTGCACTTGTTGGTGTATTGTGTCTGTTGCTGCATTTCAG TCGTAGGAGAAACAAACAGGAAAACAGTGAAGCCGGCAGTAGACCAACTCAAAGTAAGAAGTTCCGTGGCAGAGATTTCTCGTATGGGGATGGACAAAATGGACGTCGAGTAGATAAAGTTTATCCTTCAGAAAAACTCAAGTTCAAGAATTAG
- the LOC107778354 gene encoding uncharacterized protein LOC107778354 isoform X2, with amino-acid sequence MGGYRAVAAAVSGDSSKSSAESSFRELDDVFLQTQTRIWLGEVLKMRFDEHLHISDLLADGDLLFEVSKVLWNMLLVKCGELRHLKYEPLGSRRCSGRYMPYSNVDSFLKICKILGLNGIDLFSPSDVVEKKNIRKVCICIRALSNKACSKQLKVPDFDLVTYTVVMPKDMVGGIRRSLETSSSLSSSSGYYSYKETRSKHMERNKTRESEGNYDSLSEESNEAESKFVGEESCCSSMNQLEDNNATDSDADNSIDEHSAVRKNGREKISCARNDRTEDSCSSICTSSQSRSHHRTSRGNGGKYSTTNDRIHFDYSDLNMVNDESVVGDSMYDNDVESSYISNYLAFTDSVIGGTDGSTPVLRKGEDNILNLFMAIDSHEPNLSERTSQIGLQNKFSDTEDAEVSSTTSMSSVLCRVRALDFDDQFDADDCLTAETPCAMLENDADRQYKYASASHNALNVATNELMFHDTKEPSIVKPKISGSLTELTYSCPDGLQFAAREPLTDKIVSSHGNNSNYFDEEMEAARSKNKFVDTACRNNLKNVSLVNPSEGCDGDSQYLKFVSDEVSSTCEPSMTLDGVNMDQNSVISAYYCEHIEKGFPCSCSPVYDSGDASEVCEPTVPGDDGDTKHKVSYVLEENASPRRQETDAGQLNDKHRHRPLLKTVAKGTALVGVLCLLLHFSRRRNKQENSEAGSRPTQSKKFRGRDFSYGDGQNGRRVDKVYPSEKLKFKN; translated from the exons ATGGGCGGCTACCGAGCTGTTGCTGCCGCAGTCAGCGGCGATTCTTCCAAATCCTCGGCTGAATCTAGCTTCCGGGAACTTGATGATGTCTTTTTGCag ACTCAAACTAGAATATGGCTTGGGGAAGTTCTGAAGATGAGGTTTGACGAGCACCTACATATTTCTGATTTGCTTGCCGATGGAGATCTTCT GTTTGAAGTCTCCAAAGTATTATGGAATATGCTATTGGTTAAGTGTGGCGAGCTAAGACATTTGAAGTATGAACCACTTGGTTCACGGAGATGCAGTGGGAGATATATGCCTTACTCTAATGTTGACTCCTTCTTGAAG ATCTGCAAAATACTGGGATTAAATGGTATCGATCTCTTCTCCCCATCAGATGTTGTTGAGAAAAAGAACATTCGTAAAGTTTGTATTTGCATAAGGGCACTTTCAAATAAGGCCTGTTCCAAACAATTGAAG GTTCCTGACTTTGACTTGGTGACCTATACGGTGGTCATGCCAAAAGATATGGTAGGTGGCATTCGAAGAAGCTTGGAGACATCAAGCAGCCTTTCAAGTTCTTCTGGTTATTACTCGTATAAAGAAACAAGATCAAAACATATGGAG AGAAATAAAACCAGAGAATCTGAAGGAAACTATGATTCTTTATCTGAAGAATCTAACGAGGCTGAGAGCAAGTTTGTGGGAGAAGAGTCTTGTTGCTCATCTATGAATCAGCTTGAAGATAATAACGCCACAGATTCAGATGCAGACAATTCTATTGACGAACATTCAGCTGTTAGAAAGAATGGAAGAGAGAAAATTAGT TGTGCTAGGAATGACCGTACAGAAGATAGTTGTTCATCAATTTGCACCAGTTCTCAATCAAGATCACATCATAGAACTTCTCgaggaaatggagggaaatataGTACTACCAATGATAGGATACACTTTGATTATAGCGACCTTAACATGGTAAATGATGAGTCAGTTGTTGGAGATTCTATGTATGACAATGACGTGGAAAGTAGTTATATATCTAACTACTTAGCATTCACAGATTCAGTTATTGGTGGAACTGATGGAAGTACTCCTGTACTGCGGAAAGGTGAAGATAATATTTTGAACCTTTTTATGGCTATTGATTCTCATGAACCAAATTTAAGCGAAAGGACTTCCCAAATTGGACTTCAGAATAAATTTTCTGATACTGAAGATGCAGAGGTCTCATCAACCACTAGCATGAGCTCTGTATTATGTCGGGTGCGTGCTTTGGATTTCGATGACCAATTTGATGCAGATGATTGTTTAACAGCAGAAACTCCTTGTGCCATGCTGGAAAATGATGCTGATAGGCAGTATAAGTATGCATCTGCAAGTCATAATGCATTGAATGTTGCAACCAACGAGCTCATGTTTCATGATACTAAAGAACCTTCTATAGTAAAACCTAAAATTTCTGGTAGTCTCACTGAGCTGACATATTCCTGTCCAGATGGATTGCAATTTGCTGCTAGAGAGCCTCTTACTGATAAAATTGTCTCATCGCATGGAAATAACTCAAATTATTTTGATGAAGAAATGGAGGCTGCTAGAAGTAAAAATAAGTTTGTTGATACTGCATGTAGAAATAATCTTAAGAATGTGTCTTTAGTTAACCCTAGTGAAGGATGTGATGGTGATTCACAGTATCTGAAATTTGTTTCTGATGAAGTCAGTAGTACATGTGAACCATCCATGACTCTGGATGGTGTTAACATGGATCAGAATTCTGTTATTTCTGCATATTATTGTGAACATATTGAAAAAGGGTTCCCCTGTTCCTGCTCCCCTGTCTACGATTCAGGAGATGCAAGTGAAGTATGTGAACCAACAGTTCCAGGAGATGAT GGTGATACAAAACATAAAGTATCATATGTGTTGGAAGAAAATGCTTCACCGAGGCGGCAAGAAACAGATGCTGGTCAATTAAATGACAAACATCGTCACAGGCCATTGCTGAAAACAGTTGCCAAAGGCACTGCACTTGTTGGTGTATTGTGTCTGTTGCTGCATTTCAG TCGTAGGAGAAACAAACAGGAAAACAGTGAAGCCGGCAGTAGACCAACTCAAAGTAAGAAGTTCCGTGGCAGAGATTTCTCGTATGGGGATGGACAAAATGGACGTCGAGTAGATAAAGTTTATCCTTCAGAAAAACTCAAGTTCAAGAATTAG